The Clostridia bacterium DNA segment AATCAGCTTCTGTTTTTTGAACAAGTTCTCCCACTGTGTTAATAGCAGCCCTTTTTAAGCAATTAAAAGAACGTACAGAAAGATCCAATTCCTCTACACTTAAATCTAATACTTTATTACGTTCTTCTTCTTCGGTTTCTACCATAATCTCCACATCACCAATTTCTTCCGTCAAACCAACAAA contains these protein-coding regions:
- a CDS encoding DNA-directed RNA polymerase subunit alpha; translated protein: FVGLTEEIGDVEIMVETEEEERNKVLDLSVEELDLSVRSFNCLKRAAINTVGELVQKTEADLMKVRNLGKKSLAEIKEKLASLELALSEEEE